In Anguilla rostrata isolate EN2019 chromosome 1, ASM1855537v3, whole genome shotgun sequence, a genomic segment contains:
- the ttyh1 gene encoding protein tweety homolog 1 isoform X1, which translates to MATVPGYSPSLWVRVCHALPRLDLTLQTRDNVFTPDSWEYQQTLLVLSSLSAIALVLSLLVVLSFLIHYCCCRRGDGSSGSEDEEEDDDASGGHGYGGRKGRGICCVTWVSVAAVTLCCVAIGIGFYGNSEANDGMYQLTSSLLTANYTLTSIDLLVSDTLTGLQLSVSGPLTSLEELFGSNMPFVVSARTCRRLSEAVVALLSSLTVGRPTEPLPSSSGGSNGSSSSASSILTAAPPPIAPSLVPPSSPLPSPFSPGWAANTLMVNEDYRWLSYVLLLLLDLVVCLFILLGLAKQARWLLILMTVLAWLALFLSWGSLGLETATVVALSDFCFDPNTFILNSTHFTTGTSTDILDYYLTCSRRKTSPFQQLLTQSQRALSSIHTHLSSLEREALPQFPKAEKSLREVQQILNATEGNFHQLVALLNCRGLNKDYIDSLKGLCYDGMEGLLYLSLYSFLSALAFTAILCSLPGAWRSFPGDSEEYEDSDSESEDPFTSHQARRQTAMGSQRGALPAFYSYQGASWNPPFSSAPPLPRTPNASSNGNPGYESLPLIDRQSPPPSYSPSMLTGYGVSQSNQNPGHPRNLYSH; encoded by the exons atggcaacagttCCTGGTTATTCCCCATCACTGTGGGTAAGGGTGTGCCACGCCCTCCCTCGATTGGACCTCACCCTGCAGACCAGAGACAATGTCTTCACTCCAGACAGCTGGGAATATCAGCAG ACCCTACTGGTTCTCTCAAGCCTGTCGGCTATtgctcttgttctctctctccttgtcgtTCTCTCCTTCCTGATTCACTACTGCTGCTGTCGCCGTGGTGATGGAAGCTCGGGGtcagaggacgaggaggaggacgacgatGCCAGCGGTGGGCACGGATATGGCGGTCGAAAGGGGCGGGGCATCTGCTGTGTCACCTGGGTCTCTGTGGCGGCAGTCACGCTCTGCTG TGTTGCCATTGGCATTGGTTTCTATGGAAACAGCGAGGCCAACGATGGGATGTATCAGCTGACCTCTTCGCTTCTCACAGCCAATTACACGCTGACTTCTATCGATTTGCTG GTCTCTGACACCCTCACTGGGCTGCAGCTCTCCGTCTCCGGGCCGCTGACCTCACTGGAGGAGCTTTTCGGGAGCAACATGCCCTTTGTGGTGTCCGCCCGCACCTGCAGACGCCTCTCGGAGGCGGTGGTGGCGCTCCTGTCCTCCCTGACTGTGGGGAGGCCCACGGAGCCCCTGCCCAGCAGCAGCGGAGGGAgcaacggcagcagcagcagcgcctcctccatcctcactgctgctcctccccccaTCGCTCCTTCCCTcgtccctccctcctctcccctgcccaGCCCTTTCTCTCCTGGCTGGGCCGCCAACACGCTGATGGTCAACGAAGACTACAG GTGGCTGTCCTATGTGCTCCTGTTGCTATTGGACCTTGTTGTGTGCCTGTTTATCCTGCTGGGACTAGCCAAGCAGGCACGATGGCTCCTTATTCT GATGACGGTGCTGGCCTGGCTTGCTTTGTTCCTGAGCTGGGGCTCCTTGGGTTTGGAAACAGCCACTGTGGTG GCCCTCAGTGATTTCTGTTTTGATCCCAACACATTTATTCTCAACTCTACTCATTTTACCACTGGAACAAGCACAG ACATACTGGATTATTACCTGACCTGCAGCCGAAGAAAGACCAGCCCTTTCCAGCAG CTGCTGACCCAGTCACAAAGGGCTCTTtccagtatacacacacatctctccaGCCTTGAGAGAGAAGCACTCCCGCAGTTCCCTAAGGCAGAG AAGTCTCTCAGGGAGGTTCAGCAAATTCTCAACGCGACAGAGGGAAACTTCCACCAGCTGGTGGCGCTACTTAACTGTCGAGGGCTCAATAAG gacTATATAGACTCTCTGAAAGGCTTATGCTATGATGGGATGGAGGGAttgctctatctctccctctactctttcctctctgctctgGCGTTCACAGCCATCCTCTGTTCATTGCCTGGGGCCTGGAGAAGTTTCCCCGG TGATTCTGAAGAATATGAAGACTCAGACAGCGAGAGCGAGGACCCCTTCACTTCCCATCAGGCACGTAGACAGACGGCCATGGGCTCCCAGCGCGGGGCTCTGCCCGCCTTCTATAGTTACCAGGGGGCCAGCTGGAATCCCCCCTTTTCTAGCGCACCACCCCTCCC CAGGACTCCAAACGCTTCCTCCAATGGCAACCCTGGTTATGAGAGCCTGCCCTTGATTGACAGGcagtccccacccccctct TATTCTCCCAGCATGCTGACTGGCTACGGGGTCAGTCAATCAAACCAAAACCCAGGCCACCCCAGGAACCTGTATTCGcactaa
- the ttyh1 gene encoding protein tweety homolog 1 isoform X2 encodes MATVPGYSPSLWVRVCHALPRLDLTLQTRDNVFTPDSWEYQQTLLVLSSLSAIALVLSLLVVLSFLIHYCCCRRGDGSSGSEDEEEDDDASGGHGYGGRKGRGICCVTWVSVAAVTLCCVAIGIGFYGNSEANDGMYQLTSSLLTANYTLTSIDLLVSDTLTGLQLSVSGPLTSLEELFGSNMPFVVSARTCRRLSEAVVALLSSLTVGRPTEPLPSSSGGSNGSSSSASSILTAAPPPIAPSLVPPSSPLPSPFSPGWAANTLMVNEDYRWLSYVLLLLLDLVVCLFILLGLAKQARWLLILMTVLAWLALFLSWGSLGLETATVVALSDFCFDPNTFILNSTHFTTGTSTDILDYYLTCSRRKTSPFQQLLTQSQRALSSIHTHLSSLEREALPQFPKAEKSLREVQQILNATEGNFHQLVALLNCRGLNKDYIDSLKGLCYDGMEGLLYLSLYSFLSALAFTAILCSLPGAWRSFPGDSEEYEDSDSESEDPFTSHQARRQTAMGSQRGALPAFYSYQGASWNPPFSSAPPLPTPNASSNGNPGYESLPLIDRQSPPPSYSPSMLTGYGVSQSNQNPGHPRNLYSH; translated from the exons atggcaacagttCCTGGTTATTCCCCATCACTGTGGGTAAGGGTGTGCCACGCCCTCCCTCGATTGGACCTCACCCTGCAGACCAGAGACAATGTCTTCACTCCAGACAGCTGGGAATATCAGCAG ACCCTACTGGTTCTCTCAAGCCTGTCGGCTATtgctcttgttctctctctccttgtcgtTCTCTCCTTCCTGATTCACTACTGCTGCTGTCGCCGTGGTGATGGAAGCTCGGGGtcagaggacgaggaggaggacgacgatGCCAGCGGTGGGCACGGATATGGCGGTCGAAAGGGGCGGGGCATCTGCTGTGTCACCTGGGTCTCTGTGGCGGCAGTCACGCTCTGCTG TGTTGCCATTGGCATTGGTTTCTATGGAAACAGCGAGGCCAACGATGGGATGTATCAGCTGACCTCTTCGCTTCTCACAGCCAATTACACGCTGACTTCTATCGATTTGCTG GTCTCTGACACCCTCACTGGGCTGCAGCTCTCCGTCTCCGGGCCGCTGACCTCACTGGAGGAGCTTTTCGGGAGCAACATGCCCTTTGTGGTGTCCGCCCGCACCTGCAGACGCCTCTCGGAGGCGGTGGTGGCGCTCCTGTCCTCCCTGACTGTGGGGAGGCCCACGGAGCCCCTGCCCAGCAGCAGCGGAGGGAgcaacggcagcagcagcagcgcctcctccatcctcactgctgctcctccccccaTCGCTCCTTCCCTcgtccctccctcctctcccctgcccaGCCCTTTCTCTCCTGGCTGGGCCGCCAACACGCTGATGGTCAACGAAGACTACAG GTGGCTGTCCTATGTGCTCCTGTTGCTATTGGACCTTGTTGTGTGCCTGTTTATCCTGCTGGGACTAGCCAAGCAGGCACGATGGCTCCTTATTCT GATGACGGTGCTGGCCTGGCTTGCTTTGTTCCTGAGCTGGGGCTCCTTGGGTTTGGAAACAGCCACTGTGGTG GCCCTCAGTGATTTCTGTTTTGATCCCAACACATTTATTCTCAACTCTACTCATTTTACCACTGGAACAAGCACAG ACATACTGGATTATTACCTGACCTGCAGCCGAAGAAAGACCAGCCCTTTCCAGCAG CTGCTGACCCAGTCACAAAGGGCTCTTtccagtatacacacacatctctccaGCCTTGAGAGAGAAGCACTCCCGCAGTTCCCTAAGGCAGAG AAGTCTCTCAGGGAGGTTCAGCAAATTCTCAACGCGACAGAGGGAAACTTCCACCAGCTGGTGGCGCTACTTAACTGTCGAGGGCTCAATAAG gacTATATAGACTCTCTGAAAGGCTTATGCTATGATGGGATGGAGGGAttgctctatctctccctctactctttcctctctgctctgGCGTTCACAGCCATCCTCTGTTCATTGCCTGGGGCCTGGAGAAGTTTCCCCGG TGATTCTGAAGAATATGAAGACTCAGACAGCGAGAGCGAGGACCCCTTCACTTCCCATCAGGCACGTAGACAGACGGCCATGGGCTCCCAGCGCGGGGCTCTGCCCGCCTTCTATAGTTACCAGGGGGCCAGCTGGAATCCCCCCTTTTCTAGCGCACCACCCCTCCC GACTCCAAACGCTTCCTCCAATGGCAACCCTGGTTATGAGAGCCTGCCCTTGATTGACAGGcagtccccacccccctct TATTCTCCCAGCATGCTGACTGGCTACGGGGTCAGTCAATCAAACCAAAACCCAGGCCACCCCAGGAACCTGTATTCGcactaa
- the ttyh1 gene encoding protein tweety homolog 1 isoform X3 — translation MATVPGYSPSLWVRVCHALPRLDLTLQTRDNVFTPDSWEYQQTLLVLSSLSAIALVLSLLVVLSFLIHYCCCRRGDGSSGSEDEEEDDDASGGHGYGGRKGRGICCVTWVSVAAVTLCCVAIGIGFYGNSEANDGMYQLTSSLLTANYTLTSIDLLVSDTLTGLQLSVSGPLTSLEELFGSNMPFVVSARTCRRLSEAVVALLSSLTVGRPTEPLPSSSGGSNGSSSSASSILTAAPPPIAPSLVPPSSPLPSPFSPGWAANTLMVNEDYRWLSYVLLLLLDLVVCLFILLGLAKQARWLLILMTVLAWLALFLSWGSLGLETATVVALSDFCFDPNTFILNSTHFTTGTSTDILDYYLTCSRRKTSPFQQLLTQSQRALSSIHTHLSSLEREALPQFPKAEKSLREVQQILNATEGNFHQLVALLNCRGLNKDYIDSLKGLCYDGMEGLLYLSLYSFLSALAFTAILCSLPGAWRSFPGDSEEYEDSDSESEDPFTSHQDSKRFLQWQPWL, via the exons atggcaacagttCCTGGTTATTCCCCATCACTGTGGGTAAGGGTGTGCCACGCCCTCCCTCGATTGGACCTCACCCTGCAGACCAGAGACAATGTCTTCACTCCAGACAGCTGGGAATATCAGCAG ACCCTACTGGTTCTCTCAAGCCTGTCGGCTATtgctcttgttctctctctccttgtcgtTCTCTCCTTCCTGATTCACTACTGCTGCTGTCGCCGTGGTGATGGAAGCTCGGGGtcagaggacgaggaggaggacgacgatGCCAGCGGTGGGCACGGATATGGCGGTCGAAAGGGGCGGGGCATCTGCTGTGTCACCTGGGTCTCTGTGGCGGCAGTCACGCTCTGCTG TGTTGCCATTGGCATTGGTTTCTATGGAAACAGCGAGGCCAACGATGGGATGTATCAGCTGACCTCTTCGCTTCTCACAGCCAATTACACGCTGACTTCTATCGATTTGCTG GTCTCTGACACCCTCACTGGGCTGCAGCTCTCCGTCTCCGGGCCGCTGACCTCACTGGAGGAGCTTTTCGGGAGCAACATGCCCTTTGTGGTGTCCGCCCGCACCTGCAGACGCCTCTCGGAGGCGGTGGTGGCGCTCCTGTCCTCCCTGACTGTGGGGAGGCCCACGGAGCCCCTGCCCAGCAGCAGCGGAGGGAgcaacggcagcagcagcagcgcctcctccatcctcactgctgctcctccccccaTCGCTCCTTCCCTcgtccctccctcctctcccctgcccaGCCCTTTCTCTCCTGGCTGGGCCGCCAACACGCTGATGGTCAACGAAGACTACAG GTGGCTGTCCTATGTGCTCCTGTTGCTATTGGACCTTGTTGTGTGCCTGTTTATCCTGCTGGGACTAGCCAAGCAGGCACGATGGCTCCTTATTCT GATGACGGTGCTGGCCTGGCTTGCTTTGTTCCTGAGCTGGGGCTCCTTGGGTTTGGAAACAGCCACTGTGGTG GCCCTCAGTGATTTCTGTTTTGATCCCAACACATTTATTCTCAACTCTACTCATTTTACCACTGGAACAAGCACAG ACATACTGGATTATTACCTGACCTGCAGCCGAAGAAAGACCAGCCCTTTCCAGCAG CTGCTGACCCAGTCACAAAGGGCTCTTtccagtatacacacacatctctccaGCCTTGAGAGAGAAGCACTCCCGCAGTTCCCTAAGGCAGAG AAGTCTCTCAGGGAGGTTCAGCAAATTCTCAACGCGACAGAGGGAAACTTCCACCAGCTGGTGGCGCTACTTAACTGTCGAGGGCTCAATAAG gacTATATAGACTCTCTGAAAGGCTTATGCTATGATGGGATGGAGGGAttgctctatctctccctctactctttcctctctgctctgGCGTTCACAGCCATCCTCTGTTCATTGCCTGGGGCCTGGAGAAGTTTCCCCGG TGATTCTGAAGAATATGAAGACTCAGACAGCGAGAGCGAGGACCCCTTCACTTCCCATCAG GACTCCAAACGCTTCCTCCAATGGCAACCCTGGTTATGA
- the josd2 gene encoding josephin-2: MSEGEVFHEKQRLELCAIHALNNVLQERVFTKDTADDICKRLAPQCVVNPHRSMLGTGNYDVNVIMAALQSRGLAAVWWDKRRSVQCLCVEKVQGFILNVPSRVSLGIVYLPLRRRHWLAVRQVNGPFYNLDSKLKNPVCIGGEAELRTFLSEQLSQDVSEMLLVVQREVEEDGTWLNSDDPRK; the protein is encoded by the exons atgagtgagggagaggttttCCATGAGAAGCAGAGGCTAGAGTTGTGTGCCATCCATGCTCTTAACAATGTGCTCCAGGAGAGAGTCTTCACCAAGGATACAGCGGATGACATCTGCAAGCG CCTTGCTCCACAGTGCGTAGTGAACCCTCACCGCTCAATGCTGGGCACGGGGAACTATGATGTCAATGTTATCATGGCTGCGCTACAGAGCCGTGGGCTGGCTGCTGTGTGGTGGGACAAGCGCAG gtcagtgcagtgtctgtgtgtggagaaaGTCCAGGGTTTCATCCTGAATGTTCCCTCTCGGGTGTCGCTGGGAATTGTGTACCTCCCCCTCCGAAGGAGACACTGGCTTGCAGTGCGACAGGTCAATGGACCGTTCTACAACCTTGACTCTAAACTTAAGAATCCTGTCTGCATCGGCGGTGAAGCAGAACTccg TACCTTCCTCAGTGAGCAACTCTCTCAGGATGTATCAGAAATGCTCCTTGTCGTCCAAAGGGAAGTAGAAGAGGATGGGACTTGGCTGAACTCTGATGATCCAAGGAAGTGA